The stretch of DNA TAGTGTCATCGGTTGGAAGGTGACTTTGTAGTCTGTTGTTGCTTTGTCTACCACAGAAGCTGAGTATATGGCAATTATGGAAGCAGTGAAAGAGGCTATTTGGCTACAAGCTAGGTAAGTGATCTTGGACTAGCTCAGAAGAAGACACCGGTAttttgtgacagtcaaagtgtcATTTATCTGACTAAGAATCAGATGTTTCATGAGCGGACAAAGCATATTGAAGTCAGACATCACTTTATTCGAGACATTATATCAAAAGGGGTTGTTAATGTGGAGAAAGTATCTACACATGATAATTCAACGGATATGATGACCAACAAGTCCCGCCCAAATCCGAACGCCACCACTCAACCCCAGCAGCTTATCCCTTTTTCTTTCCATATAGCTCAGTTTGCCAAAAAATGTCACGTGACAAATACTCAGAACGAAAAATTCATCCCAAAGTCAAGAAAATCACCCGTCAAACCTTGCTCACAATTCAAATAGAGGTTCTGTTTTGAAGGACGTTGAGGAGTTGTGTATAAGAGAAGTAAATTTACATCGAAACCCTTATTTTAATGTGGTGACAGTAAATTTTTCTTCTCAAAACATTTCAATTACATATAATTATGCAACTAATTTTAGGGTATGCGTGTCGCTTATGTAGTCTTTATCAGTGAAATTTACGATTGAGTGATTTTTGGAGATGATAATAATGTTCGGTTTATTGTATTTATTATACTGGCTTTTTAAATACTGGCTAAATGATAATAAAGTGACTATTTCACGCAACTAATCAAGTGGTCGACATAATATCTGGGCCGGAGGCGTTCTGAAGCAGAATGGGCTGGAGTCCAAATGTATTAAGGATTGGGCCCAAATCCAGTGGCATCTTCTCCTCTCCTACCTCCTGAACTGAAAACCCCCCAAACCCATCTCCTTCTCCTCCTCCGCCGGCCGCCACATCAAAGTCCTCATTTTCCACCACCGAAGGTGAGAATCTTGTCTTCTTTCACgctctctcttcttttttttttttttttttttgtgaaaaatCATATTAGGATGTTAATTTCATGAAATTAATTGAGATCAGGGGAAGGATGTCGTTCATGAAAGGTGATTTGCTGAGTAGAACGAGAAAGCTTGTCAAAGGCTTCGCCAAGGCCGAGCCTGTCTGGCTCAAGGCTATGGAACAGTAAGCTCCTACTCTCCCTCTTTTTGTTTTTCCCttcgtttttttttttatcaGTAAAAGATAATTTTATTAAATAACAGCGTTATAAGTAGGTGCTGCAGTGTTACAAACAAAAGTAATTACATCCTTTCCTAATTCTGAAGCTTGCTTATGAAATCCAGCATATTAACAGCATCCTCAATATAGTCATTCTTGCACCAGAAAGACAACAATGTTAGCTAGGAATTTGTACTGATTGACTCTGCTTTGCTATCAAACCTCCTAGCATTTCGTATGGTTCCACCAAATACAAGCCGCAATTGTTACCTGTATCTTCTTTTGTGTTGTTTGCTCAAATCAGGTTTATACTTTATACCAGCTTTCCAGGAAACTatgttgattttggcattgaccaTTTCACACCCAATATATTCAGGAACATGTTCCCTAATTCTGCAGTCACTTCATAGTGAAGGAATATGTGGTTATTTCCTTCACTTTTCCTTTTCGCCTAAGTAAACACATGTTGCACATGTTGTATCCTTTCCTTTGTTTATCTCCTGGGATGCCGACCATGAAAAACACTTGACTTTGTAGGAAGCATTTGTTTTCCAAATCTTCTGCATCGTCACTGGCTCCTCAATTGTGTATTTGTTAGTGTTAGGGCCTTGTAACAGGATTTGACAGTGAAGTTTCCTTTACTTTGTTGCTTCCAGAATAACTTATCCTTCTCAGTATGCAGCCTTGGTATCCCTGTAAAAATATAAAGAACTCAGTTCGTCTAGTAGAACCCAGTCATTGACATTCCTTCTCAAAGTTATGTTCTATCCTGTGTCTGAAAAGTACCAGTACAACTTTGCCTCCTTGTTCTGGCTAACTGAAAAAGTTCAGGGAATTGCTCCTTCACAGGTAAGTGACCTCTCGAGTTGTCTTGCCAGAATGCTATCTTTCTTCCGTTACCTGGACTTTGATGAGCAACAGGCTTCTAATAGAAGTGTTAAAATGCTCGTAGAATTCTTAGGCGTAATTTTGCTATAAACTTTATCCATTTTGCCTTGAAGTATGAAATTGTGCTCGTAATGCTGGTTGTTGCTTGGAATTTTGTTTGAAACCAGGGCTCCACCGGCAACATTCCCTCGTGCCGAAAAGAAACTGAAACCCATCAGTCTACCAGAGGATGTCTATATCAAGAAGTTCTTCCAGAAGCATCCAGAATCTAAACACGAGGATGCTATTAAGTATGGCTTCTAACCTATTCATGGTTCTGAGTATGTATTTTTGGACTCCTACAATCATCATATGCATTATAATGTGCTCAGATAATAAATTACCCTCGAGGCGTATGCCGTGTTATACTGTTGATCCTTTAGTTTAAGGTCTCAACTTGAATGTGTAGGCTTTAATCTTGCTAGTTTAACATGCAATATGCTGCCCGTCAAGGGAAGAAGTAGGGAAAGGTGCTACTAATTACATAATATGAAAAGTACTATATCGAGGAGTAAAAGTAAAAGATCATCTATGGTCTCAGCACATCTTATGTTGTCCACTCGAGGACAGAATCAGTATTTTATGTTATTCGTTATTTTCCTATAGGAGAAGTTGGCATGTTGAATTTACCTTTTTGCACAATTGAGGCTTTATTTTCTTAATACTTCTAACAGGATTTCCGGATTTGATCCTCCTCCAGCCCGTATATTCGGAGGGCGAGTGCTCGATTTAAAGGAGCAGGGGGTCAGTGAAGAGGAAGCAATGGCTGTTGCTGATGTACGTATTTTGTCTTTCTATATTCAAATTCGTTGAGGCTCAATCTTCTTC from Nicotiana tomentosiformis chromosome 11, ASM39032v3, whole genome shotgun sequence encodes:
- the LOC104091768 gene encoding uncharacterized protein; amino-acid sequence: MSFMKGDLLSRTRKLVKGFAKAEPVWLKAMEQAPPATFPRAEKKLKPISLPEDVYIKKFFQKHPESKHEDAIKISGFDPPPARIFGGRVLDLKEQGVSEEEAMAVADMEYRAERKAKKKAYSRLKQIARLQGKKPPPNPYPSAIKEIQAEERKFVHDRFYNRDILKIAEKLKEERQAELQDRRGGGGW